In the Brevundimonas sp. MF30-B genome, TGCCCTATGCGACGCTGGAGCCCATCCGCAAGATGCTGCTGCAGCAGTTCATGGGCGAGAAGTTCGGGCGCGACAACATCTGGGAAGGCCACCTGGCCACCGAGCTCTGGACCACCGGCACCGAGGTGCGCGCCGTGCTGGACGAGCAGCAGGTCCCGCTGTCGCGGGTGCTGGACCTGAAGGTCGGCGACACCCTGATGCTGAACGCCACGCCCGACAGCGACATTTCGGTGCGCGCGGGCTCGATTCCTCTGACCACCGGAAAGATGGGCCGCAAGGGCCGGCACATCGCCGTTCGCGTCGAAGGCCCGATCAGCGTCGACGCCGCATCCGCCCTGTCGCGAAGAGGAGCTTGAACCATGGCCGGACTGGTGATGGACGCCGTTCTGATGCTGCTGCTGGTCGCCGCCCTGGGTTATGGGGTGCGGCTGGAGAAGCGACTGCGGGCCCTGCGTGAGGGCCAGCTGGCCTTCGCCGGCGCCGTGACCGAGCTGAACCAGGCCGCCTCGCGCGCCGAGGCCGCCCTATCGGCCCTGCGCGGTTCGGGTCAGGAGACCGATCTGCTGCACGACCGCATCGTCAAGGCGCGCGAGGTCAAGCAGCAACTCGAAACCCTGATCGCGCGCGCCCCGGCCGCTCCGATCGCCGCCCGCGCCCCTGTTGAGATCGAGCCCGCAGTCGATCCCGCGCCGCGGCCCATGCCCGCGCCGCGCCCCCGCGAAACGGGCGGCGAGCCCGTGCTGAGCGGGTCGCGCGACCGCGACCGCTCTCTGTTCGCCGACCGCGCGCCCGAGCGGGCCCGTCTGCTGAATGAGGAGCAGGTAGAGCGCTTCACCCCGGTGCTTCAGGCCCTGGCCGCTAACCAGGCTGCGAAACAAAGCCTCAACCGCGCCCGGCGTAGCCTGGACGAAGACCTGTTCGCGGCATGACGCTGGCCCCTATGGACGACCGCGCGGCGGTCGTCCGGCTTGAGGGGCTGTCAGCCTTGATTCGAGAGTGAGCCGACAATGAGCCGACTGCCCCGCATCCTGCCCCTGATCGCCGTCGCCATAGGCGGGGTGGTGGTGCTGCGCGCCGCCGGCGCCGCGCCGGAGCTGTTTCAGGGCGCGCGCGCCTGGGCCGAGGAGGCGGTGCAGCCCGTCGGCGAAGCCGCCGCCGCAACGCCCGCCAAGCCGGCGCCCGCCGTCTGCGCCCTCACCCCGGAACAACTGGCCCAGCAGGCCGGCCTGTCCCCTGCCGAACTGCGCGTTCTGCAGTCGCTGTCGAAGCGCCGCGAGGATCTGGACGCGCGCGACACCGACTTCGCCACCATGCTGCCGTTGATGGCCTCGGCCGAGCAGAAGCTGGACGCCAAGCTGCAGGCCATGGAGGCGCTCAAGGCCGAGATGCAGGGACTGCTGGGCCAGGTCGACGAGCGCGAGAAGGCCGAGATCGATCGTTTGGTCCAGGTCTATTCGGCCATGCGGCCCAAGGAGGCCGCCGCGGTCTTCAATACACTGAACGACTCGGTCCGCCTGCCGGTCGCCGCCGCCATGCGGCCCCGTTCGCTGGCCGCCGTCATGGCCCAGATGCCGCCGGCCGCCGCCCGCGAGCTGACCGAGAAGCTCGCCCGCCGCTACGAGGCCCAGCAATTGGCCGCCCGCACGGCCACGGCCAGCGCGCCCCTCGCCGCCGCCGAGCCCGGCTCGGTCGCGACCGGCGCGACCAACGCCGCAGCCGCGCCTACGCCGGCCGCTGCGCCCCCCGCCGCCCAGCCGGCGGCGCAACCCGCCGCGCGCACCCGGCCGCCGGCGCAGCGCGCCGCCAACCGCCCAGCCAGCAGGACAACGGAAAGCCGCCCGGCGGCCGCTGCACCCACGCCCGCGCCTGAGCCCGCCGGCCCGCAGCCCTACCGCGCCGCGCCCGGCCCCGAGGCTCCCGCCGCGGCGCCGTCGCCGGGCCGTCAGCAGGTTCAGTAGGCCGGCGCTTCGCTCTCCGTTTCCGGAAGCGCCGCCCGCCTCTTGCATCGCGGCGCGTCTGGCCCTTTAAGCCGCGCGAACGCCTCCCCGCGTCTGGTGCAAGGATCCGCCCATGAGCTCGCCCGCCGAGAAGCCCGTCAAGAAGGTCGTGCTGGCCTATTCCGGCGGTCTGGACACTTCGATCATCCTGAAATGGCTGCAGACCGAGTATCAGGCCGAGGTCGTGACCTTCACCGCCGACCTGGGCCAGGGCGAGGAGCTGGGGCCGGCGCGCGAGAAGGCGCTGAAGCTGGGCATCAAGCCCGAGAACATCTTCGTCGACGACCTGCGCGAAGAGTTCGTGCGCGACTTCGTCTTCCCGATGTTCCGCGCCAATACCGTCTATGAAGGCCAGTATCTGCTGGGCACCTCGATCGCGCGGCCGCTGATCGCCAAGCGCCAGATCGAGATCGCCCGCCAGGTCGGGGCCGACGCCGTCTGTCACGGCGCTACCGGCAAGGGGAACGATCAGGTTCGGTTCGAGCTGGGCTACTACGCCCTGAACCCCGACATCCACGTCATCGCCCCCTGGCGCGAATGGGAATTCCGCAGCCGCGAGGCCCTGCTGGACTTCGCCGAAAAGCACCAGATTCCGATCTCCAAGGACAAGCGCGGCGAGGCGCCCTTCTCGGTCGACGCCAACCTTCTGCACTCCTCCTCCGAGGGCAAGGTGCTGGAGGATCC is a window encoding:
- a CDS encoding DUF6468 domain-containing protein, which produces MAGLVMDAVLMLLLVAALGYGVRLEKRLRALREGQLAFAGAVTELNQAASRAEAALSALRGSGQETDLLHDRIVKAREVKQQLETLIARAPAAPIAARAPVEIEPAVDPAPRPMPAPRPRETGGEPVLSGSRDRDRSLFADRAPERARLLNEEQVERFTPVLQALAANQAAKQSLNRARRSLDEDLFAA
- a CDS encoding MotE family protein — encoded protein: MSRLPRILPLIAVAIGGVVVLRAAGAAPELFQGARAWAEEAVQPVGEAAAATPAKPAPAVCALTPEQLAQQAGLSPAELRVLQSLSKRREDLDARDTDFATMLPLMASAEQKLDAKLQAMEALKAEMQGLLGQVDEREKAEIDRLVQVYSAMRPKEAAAVFNTLNDSVRLPVAAAMRPRSLAAVMAQMPPAAARELTEKLARRYEAQQLAARTATASAPLAAAEPGSVATGATNAAAAPTPAAAPPAAQPAAQPAARTRPPAQRAANRPASRTTESRPAAAAPTPAPEPAGPQPYRAAPGPEAPAAAPSPGRQQVQ